A genomic stretch from Desulfolutivibrio sulfodismutans DSM 3696 includes:
- the ade gene encoding adenine deaminase gives MDKPPFDDVARLTRRISLALGETPADLLITGCQLVNVLSGEIHAASVAVADGVVLGFGDYPAREVVDAGGRFLCPGFLDGHIHIESTLLSPPEFARAVAPHGTCAVVCDPHEIANVMGPAGIEYMLAASRNLPLTFYVMMSSCVPATHMETSGAAITPQDIRRMLAADYPFADQMLGLAEVMNYPGVLARDPLMLAKIAAARGRVVDGHAPLLTGKRLNAYILAGPGSDHECTRLEEAREKLRKGMQVMIREGSTEQNLADLAPLVTPENAWRFSLVSDDRDPVDIKKHGHMNELVRRAVAHGISPVAAVAMASINTARYFRLPGRGAVAPGYRADLVLVDDLETFAVSRVWLGGRDVRDLNLACREVPVPNNTMRPAQVTPETFRIPAKPGRVRVIGLVPGQIVTRGLTLEPRLADGLALADPGRDLAKLAVIERHHATGNVGLGFVQGLGLAAGAIAGTVSHDSHNLIVAGVNDADMAFAAQTLTKVGGGFCVVKDGRILAVVELPVAGLMSAGCLDELEKSLAYLGGAYASVSAPGKADAHPFMSMSFLSLAVIPELKLTDKGLVDVESFSLIDLFVAES, from the coding sequence ATGGACAAACCGCCTTTTGACGACGTGGCCCGCCTGACGCGGCGTATTTCCCTGGCCCTTGGCGAAACCCCGGCCGATCTGCTCATCACCGGCTGCCAGCTGGTCAATGTCCTGTCCGGCGAGATCCATGCCGCAAGCGTGGCCGTGGCCGACGGCGTGGTGCTCGGTTTCGGAGACTATCCGGCCCGGGAGGTGGTGGACGCCGGTGGGCGCTTCCTGTGTCCCGGCTTTCTCGACGGCCACATCCACATCGAATCCACCCTGTTGTCGCCCCCCGAGTTCGCCCGGGCCGTGGCCCCGCATGGCACCTGCGCCGTGGTCTGCGACCCTCACGAAATCGCCAACGTCATGGGCCCGGCGGGCATCGAATACATGTTGGCGGCCAGCCGGAATCTGCCTTTGACCTTTTATGTCATGATGTCGTCCTGCGTCCCGGCCACCCACATGGAGACCTCGGGCGCGGCCATCACCCCGCAGGACATCCGGCGCATGCTGGCGGCGGACTATCCCTTCGCCGACCAGATGCTCGGCCTGGCCGAGGTCATGAACTATCCGGGCGTCCTGGCCCGCGACCCCTTGATGTTGGCCAAAATCGCCGCCGCCAGAGGCCGGGTGGTGGACGGCCACGCGCCCCTTTTGACCGGAAAACGGCTCAACGCCTATATTCTGGCCGGGCCGGGATCGGACCATGAATGCACCCGCCTCGAAGAGGCCCGGGAGAAGCTCAGAAAGGGCATGCAGGTCATGATCCGCGAGGGCAGCACCGAGCAGAATCTGGCCGATCTGGCGCCCCTGGTGACCCCGGAGAATGCCTGGCGGTTCTCCCTGGTCAGCGACGACCGCGACCCGGTAGACATCAAAAAACACGGGCACATGAACGAATTGGTGCGCCGGGCCGTGGCCCACGGGATTTCACCGGTTGCGGCCGTGGCCATGGCCTCGATCAACACCGCGCGGTATTTCCGGCTGCCTGGCAGGGGGGCCGTGGCCCCGGGCTACCGGGCGGATCTGGTCCTTGTGGACGACCTGGAGACGTTCGCCGTTTCCCGGGTCTGGCTTGGCGGCCGGGACGTCCGGGACCTCAATCTTGCCTGCCGCGAAGTCCCTGTCCCGAACAACACCATGCGACCGGCCCAGGTCACCCCCGAGACCTTTCGCATCCCGGCCAAGCCGGGCCGGGTGCGGGTCATCGGCCTCGTGCCGGGGCAGATCGTCACCCGTGGCTTGACGCTTGAACCGCGTCTGGCCGACGGGCTGGCCCTGGCCGATCCCGGGCGCGACCTGGCCAAGCTGGCGGTCATCGAGCGCCATCACGCCACGGGCAATGTGGGCCTGGGCTTTGTCCAGGGACTCGGACTGGCGGCCGGGGCCATTGCCGGGACGGTTTCCCACGATTCCCACAACCTCATCGTGGCCGGAGTCAATGACGCGGACATGGCCTTTGCGGCCCAAACCCTGACCAAGGTCGGGGGCGGATTTTGCGTGGTTAAAGATGGGCGCATTCTGGCCGTTGTGGAGCTTCCCGTGGCCGGGCTCATGTCAGCGGGATGCCTGGACGAGTTGGAAAAGTCCCTGGCCTATCTTGGCGGGGCCTATGCCAGCGTGTCCGCGCCGGGGAAAGCCGACGCGCATCCGTTTATGTCCATGTCGTTTCTGTCTCTGGCGGTCATCCCGGAACTCAAGCTCACGGACAAGGGGCTTGTAGACGTGGAATCCTTTTCCTTGATCGACCTGTTTGTGGCCGAATCCTGA
- the yedF gene encoding sulfurtransferase-like selenium metabolism protein YedF: MKTISLDCRGLACPGPVLRCKDAIDSESPDIISATVDNEAAKENVARFLAAKKYQVEIAPVAGGHVLTGARQGGASPADCPAPVSGESLAAREQIVAFLTADAIGRGDDVLGQKLMANFLATLPELGESLWRIVMVNGAVRLAVAGSPVLDRLKAFEAAGVTILVCGTCLDFFGILDKKEVGQTTNMLDVVTSLQLATKVLQV, encoded by the coding sequence ATGAAGACCATCTCCCTGGATTGCCGTGGACTTGCCTGCCCTGGTCCGGTGCTACGGTGCAAGGACGCCATCGATTCCGAATCCCCGGATATCATCTCCGCCACCGTGGACAATGAGGCGGCGAAGGAAAACGTCGCCCGCTTTCTCGCGGCCAAGAAATACCAGGTGGAGATCGCGCCCGTGGCTGGCGGACATGTCCTGACCGGCGCCCGACAGGGGGGCGCATCCCCGGCCGACTGCCCTGCCCCCGTCTCCGGGGAGTCTTTGGCCGCCAGGGAACAGATCGTGGCCTTCCTCACCGCCGACGCCATCGGTCGGGGCGACGACGTCCTGGGGCAAAAGCTCATGGCCAATTTTCTGGCCACCCTGCCGGAACTCGGCGAGAGCCTGTGGCGTATCGTCATGGTCAACGGCGCGGTCAGGCTGGCCGTGGCCGGAAGCCCGGTCCTGGACAGGCTCAAGGCCTTCGAAGCGGCCGGGGTGACCATATTGGTCTGCGGCACCTGCCTGGACTTTTTCGGGATTTTGGACAAAAAAGAGGTCGGCCAGACCACCAACATGCTTGACGTGGTCACCAGCCTGCAACTGGCCACCAAGGTGCTCCAGGTGTAA
- a CDS encoding pseudouridine synthase has protein sequence MAHPTRDASPPAHSDPAQGVRLNKALSQAGICSRRRADELILTGKVLVNGVLIHEPGVKIDPNRDTVVVNGQKAAFSPQKTHIYLVFHKPVQTVTTASDPQGRPTVFDLLPPEIPRQGLFTVGRLDFYSEGLLLFTDDGELTHRLTHPSTHVPKIYHVLVRGQVNGRTLSTMAQGMRLAEGEVLAPVEATVLHRESPERALLSLRLIQGVNRQIRRMCRDLGLTVLRLTRVAQGPILLGDLPRGTFRPLAPEEVSALRAAAGLGPVPHASAPPACAAPARDDRRRQTPPHATPARPPQYHTRRAVSQPSAKTGHRKTREK, from the coding sequence ATCGCCCATCCCACACGCGACGCCTCCCCTCCGGCGCACAGCGACCCCGCCCAAGGGGTTCGGCTCAACAAGGCCCTGTCCCAGGCCGGTATCTGCTCCAGAAGACGGGCTGATGAGCTTATTTTGACCGGCAAAGTGCTTGTCAACGGGGTTTTGATCCATGAGCCTGGGGTCAAAATCGACCCAAATCGTGATACTGTTGTCGTTAATGGCCAAAAAGCGGCTTTTTCCCCGCAAAAAACCCACATCTATTTGGTTTTCCACAAGCCCGTACAGACCGTGACCACGGCCTCCGATCCCCAGGGACGCCCCACGGTCTTCGACCTCCTGCCTCCCGAAATCCCCCGCCAGGGCCTTTTCACCGTGGGACGTCTGGATTTTTATTCCGAGGGGCTGTTGCTTTTCACCGATGACGGGGAACTCACCCACCGGCTCACCCACCCGTCAACTCATGTTCCCAAAATATATCATGTTTTGGTTCGCGGCCAAGTCAACGGGCGCACCCTGTCCACCATGGCCCAGGGCATGCGTCTGGCCGAGGGCGAGGTTCTGGCCCCGGTCGAGGCCACCGTTCTCCACCGCGAGTCCCCGGAACGCGCCCTGCTGTCCCTGCGGCTCATCCAGGGCGTCAATCGCCAGATTCGGCGCATGTGCCGCGACCTGGGATTGACCGTGCTGCGTCTGACGCGCGTGGCCCAGGGCCCCATCCTGCTTGGCGATCTTCCCCGAGGGACGTTTCGGCCCCTGGCCCCGGAGGAGGTTTCGGCCCTGCGGGCCGCCGCCGGGCTCGGGCCTGTTCCCCATGCTTCCGCCCCGCCAGCGTGCGCCGCTCCCGCCCGGGACGACCGGCGACGGCAGACGCCCCCGCATGCCACCCCGGCCCGCCCTCCCCAGTATCACACGCGCCGGGCCGTATCACAGCCGTCAGCGAAAACGGGCCACCGAAAAACACGGGAAAAGTAA
- a CDS encoding LolA family protein, with protein sequence MKKMILACLLVAVWAVPVRGADLVDAVQKKYESLSGFKAEFIQDLKNSASGEGETRSGSITFKKPSLVRWETVKPEKELLLVGKEAVWDYFEDDREAFRYPVEEIINSKTMLKFLTGKANLREDFHVFEEPDAAGAGLVRFKLVPKEPEPGLVMAHVWVDPATQMIMRLSIQDFYANTNDLTLKNLKVEANLPDSLFSFTPPPGVSVHDNTGADGRTLSK encoded by the coding sequence ATGAAAAAGATGATTCTGGCGTGCCTTCTGGTCGCCGTGTGGGCGGTCCCGGTTCGTGGCGCGGACCTGGTGGACGCCGTGCAGAAAAAATACGAATCGTTGTCTGGCTTTAAGGCAGAGTTCATTCAGGACTTGAAGAATTCGGCCAGCGGCGAGGGGGAGACGCGTTCCGGGTCGATCACCTTCAAGAAACCGAGCCTGGTGCGCTGGGAGACGGTGAAACCCGAAAAGGAACTGCTGTTGGTGGGCAAGGAGGCGGTCTGGGACTATTTCGAGGACGACCGCGAGGCCTTTCGGTATCCGGTGGAGGAGATCATCAACTCCAAGACCATGCTCAAGTTTCTGACCGGCAAGGCCAATCTGCGCGAGGATTTCCACGTCTTCGAAGAGCCCGACGCCGCAGGAGCGGGACTGGTTCGGTTCAAGCTGGTGCCCAAGGAGCCGGAGCCCGGGCTGGTCATGGCCCATGTCTGGGTGGATCCGGCGACGCAGATGATCATGCGCCTGTCCATCCAGGATTTTTACGCCAACACCAATGATCTGACCCTGAAAAACCTCAAGGTCGAGGCCAACCTGCCTGATTCCTTGTTTTCCTTCACCCCGCCCCCGGGCGTCTCCGTTCACGACAATACCGGCGCGGATGGGCGCACGCTCTCGAAATAG
- a CDS encoding DNA translocase FtsK: protein MAENKEQGGETRYFREMAGLFLLFMGVFTAVSLATYDYLDPSLTQHVGPGHEIRNMAGRAGAYWAGFLVDVCGVGAFFLPVWFVWLTVRTFVRDIGLGPVRWCGVVLLFVVVSAACATETLRPLVMLGQVQGGGYLGRAAFSALSTWLGGYGGGLLLFFLAVFAVQLLFGLSFDAVWGRAGRGGWWLARACWTVLGRLGTILGRGVRALFEPRGRRVEPASPAAFGNIPAGNQATDEEFVFSDDANDDPEPSTSVAPVVRPAAASPKRPRKPRPAPFQADPDAPLPPLDLLSVPPPAKGQGPDPEAVKKQGESLAGCLADFDIKGELQRIVPGPVVTMFEFKPAPGIKISRIAGLSDDLALAMKALAVRIEAPIPGRDTVGVEIPNAKRQTVYLREILESEAFTSQASKLTLAIGKDIQGRPQVADLAKMPHLLVAGATGSGKSVCINGILLSILYKARPDEVKLLLVDPKRIELSVYNDLPHLVHPVVTEMSMAKSALDWAVHEMDRRYEAMARLGVRNIAGYWEKLEKLGGDRPDELADLTPMPYLVIIIDELADLMMTAAKEVEISIVRLAQLARAAGIHLILATQRPSVDVVTGLIKANFPTRISFQVTSKHDSRTILDTVGAEHLLGRGDMLFKPSGGKMTRMHGAFVSDEETAEVVEFWKQRAAPGYELDFAEWQRETGAGGDGNGENGGDGGDDTASDPIYPQAVDFVLEQGRASISLIQRRFRIGFNRAARFIEQMERDGMLGPQEGSKPRAVLRGKD, encoded by the coding sequence TTGGCCGAGAATAAGGAACAAGGCGGCGAGACCCGGTATTTCCGGGAGATGGCGGGACTGTTCCTCCTCTTCATGGGGGTATTCACCGCCGTCAGCCTCGCCACCTACGACTACCTCGATCCGAGCCTGACCCAGCATGTGGGCCCCGGGCACGAGATCCGCAACATGGCCGGGCGGGCCGGGGCCTACTGGGCTGGATTTCTCGTTGACGTGTGCGGCGTGGGGGCCTTTTTCCTGCCCGTATGGTTTGTGTGGCTCACGGTGCGGACCTTTGTGCGGGACATCGGGCTTGGCCCCGTGCGCTGGTGCGGCGTCGTCTTGCTTTTCGTCGTGGTTTCGGCCGCCTGCGCCACCGAGACCCTGCGCCCCCTGGTGATGCTTGGACAGGTGCAGGGCGGGGGCTACCTCGGCCGGGCCGCGTTCTCCGCCCTATCCACCTGGCTTGGCGGATACGGCGGGGGGCTTCTGCTCTTTTTCCTGGCCGTGTTCGCGGTGCAACTCCTGTTCGGGCTCTCGTTCGACGCCGTGTGGGGTCGGGCCGGACGCGGCGGCTGGTGGCTGGCCCGCGCATGCTGGACGGTCCTGGGCCGTCTGGGGACCATCCTGGGTCGTGGCGTCCGCGCCCTGTTTGAACCCCGGGGCAGGCGCGTGGAGCCTGCCTCGCCTGCTGCCTTTGGAAACATTCCGGCCGGGAACCAGGCCACGGACGAGGAATTCGTCTTTTCCGACGATGCAAACGACGATCCCGAGCCGTCCACAAGCGTCGCGCCTGTCGTAAGGCCCGCTGCGGCATCGCCAAAGCGCCCGCGCAAGCCGCGTCCGGCCCCTTTCCAGGCCGATCCCGACGCCCCCCTGCCGCCTTTGGACCTCCTTAGCGTGCCGCCCCCGGCCAAGGGCCAGGGCCCTGATCCCGAGGCCGTGAAAAAGCAGGGCGAAAGCCTGGCCGGATGCCTGGCCGATTTCGACATCAAGGGGGAGTTGCAGCGCATCGTGCCCGGCCCCGTGGTGACCATGTTCGAATTCAAACCCGCCCCGGGCATCAAAATCAGCCGCATCGCCGGGCTCTCCGACGACCTGGCCCTGGCCATGAAGGCCCTGGCCGTGCGCATCGAGGCCCCCATCCCGGGCCGGGACACGGTGGGCGTGGAGATCCCCAACGCCAAGCGCCAGACCGTCTATCTGCGCGAGATCCTCGAGTCCGAGGCCTTCACCTCCCAGGCGTCGAAGCTGACCCTGGCCATCGGCAAGGACATCCAGGGACGGCCCCAGGTGGCGGATCTGGCCAAGATGCCGCATCTTTTGGTGGCCGGGGCCACGGGTAGCGGCAAAAGCGTGTGCATCAACGGCATCCTCTTAAGCATCCTCTACAAGGCCCGGCCCGACGAGGTGAAGCTCCTGCTTGTGGACCCCAAGCGCATCGAGCTTTCGGTCTACAACGACCTGCCGCATCTGGTGCATCCCGTGGTCACGGAGATGTCCATGGCCAAAAGCGCCCTGGACTGGGCCGTACACGAGATGGACCGGCGTTACGAGGCCATGGCCCGGCTTGGGGTGCGCAACATCGCCGGATATTGGGAGAAGCTTGAAAAGCTGGGCGGCGACCGGCCCGACGAGCTGGCCGACCTGACCCCCATGCCCTATCTGGTGATCATTATCGACGAGCTGGCCGACCTGATGATGACCGCCGCCAAGGAAGTGGAGATCAGCATCGTACGCCTGGCCCAGTTGGCCCGGGCCGCCGGCATCCACCTCATCCTGGCCACCCAGCGGCCCAGCGTGGACGTGGTCACCGGGCTTATCAAGGCCAACTTTCCCACCCGCATCTCGTTTCAGGTCACCAGCAAGCACGATTCGCGCACCATCCTGGACACGGTGGGGGCGGAGCATCTGCTCGGGCGCGGGGACATGCTTTTCAAGCCCAGCGGCGGCAAAATGACCCGCATGCACGGGGCGTTCGTCTCGGACGAGGAGACGGCAGAGGTGGTGGAGTTCTGGAAACAGCGCGCCGCGCCGGGCTACGAGCTGGATTTTGCCGAATGGCAGCGGGAGACGGGCGCAGGAGGGGACGGAAACGGCGAGAATGGCGGCGACGGCGGCGACGACACGGCCTCCGACCCCATCTATCCCCAGGCCGTGGATTTCGTCCTGGAGCAGGGTCGGGCCTCCATCTCGCTCATTCAGCGCCGCTTCCGCATTGGGTTCAACCGGGCGGCCCGGTTTATCGAACAGATGGAACGCGACGGCATGCTCGGGCCCCAGGAAGGCAGCAAGCCCCGAGCCGTGTTGCGGGGGAAGGATTAG
- the efp gene encoding elongation factor P gives MLSTTDFRRGLKIEWDGVPYEIVDFQHVKPGKGGAFVRTKLKNMLNGRVVENTFRSGEKVEKPDLETREMQFLYREGADFVFMDMSSYEQTHVGGAQLGDKGGYLVDGMELKMLMYNGAPLDIDLPASVILVVADTEPGVKGDTVSGASKPAKLESGITVNVPLFINTGERIKVDTRSGEYIGRE, from the coding sequence ATGCTTTCGACCACGGATTTTCGTCGGGGACTCAAGATCGAGTGGGACGGGGTTCCTTACGAAATCGTTGATTTCCAGCACGTCAAGCCCGGCAAGGGCGGGGCCTTCGTGCGCACCAAACTGAAAAACATGCTCAACGGCCGGGTGGTGGAAAACACCTTCCGCTCCGGGGAAAAGGTGGAAAAGCCGGACCTGGAGACCCGCGAGATGCAGTTTCTCTACCGCGAAGGCGCGGATTTCGTGTTCATGGACATGTCGAGCTACGAGCAGACCCATGTGGGCGGGGCCCAGCTCGGCGACAAGGGCGGCTACCTTGTGGACGGCATGGAGCTCAAGATGCTCATGTACAATGGCGCGCCCCTGGACATCGATCTTCCGGCCTCGGTCATCCTGGTGGTGGCGGACACGGAGCCCGGCGTGAAGGGCGATACCGTCAGCGGGGCCAGCAAACCGGCCAAGCTGGAGTCGGGCATCACCGTCAACGTGCCGCTTTTCATCAACACCGGCGAACGCATCAAAGTCGATACCAGGTCTGGCGAGTACATTGGCCGAGAATAA
- a CDS encoding type II 3-dehydroquinate dehydratase, with amino-acid sequence MRTFTILIANGPNLGHIGRRQPEIYGSRSLADLPELIRDILGPEKAGRITLGHFQANGEGQLIDRLEEAMRQGVDGIVLNAGAYTHTSLALADCLAWIGIPCVEVHLSNILARSDEPLRHKSLIGRSCLGVIAGFGLHSYALGVCALWQRFMDTAQHTPKE; translated from the coding sequence ATGCGCACCTTCACGATTTTGATTGCCAATGGCCCAAACCTGGGGCACATCGGCCGACGCCAGCCGGAAATCTACGGCAGCCGGTCCCTGGCCGACCTGCCCGAGCTTATCCGGGACATCCTCGGGCCGGAAAAGGCCGGGCGCATTACGCTTGGGCATTTCCAGGCCAACGGCGAAGGGCAGCTCATCGACCGCCTGGAAGAGGCCATGCGCCAGGGCGTGGACGGCATTGTGCTCAATGCCGGGGCCTACACGCATACCAGCCTGGCCCTGGCCGACTGTCTGGCCTGGATCGGGATACCCTGCGTTGAGGTGCATTTAAGCAACATCCTGGCCCGGAGCGACGAGCCCTTGCGGCACAAAAGCCTCATCGGGCGGTCCTGCCTCGGCGTCATCGCCGGTTTCGGCCTGCACAGCTATGCCCTGGGCGTGTGCGCCCTGTGGCAACGGTTCATGGACACCGCACAACACACACCAAAGGAGTGA
- the yihA gene encoding ribosome biogenesis GTP-binding protein YihA/YsxC, translating into MTLTDTIYLPSQLKPVPAPQVALAGRSNVGKSTLVNMLGSRKGLAKISATPGKTRSLNFYHIRPGDFYLVDLPGYGYARCAKTEREKWAKLIDVYLTDNPWLRAVMAVVDCRLPPQALDLDLLAYASGQGLPTMVVLTKADKCSQREREAKKRVWADILAAPPLVFSGKTGLGRTALWAEIARLVNPDDDSAESLPVQAMEAEPGPGPTPPQVDAPGPETPQADPANAAPGVKIRTKPRRRTVRAKT; encoded by the coding sequence ATGACCCTGACCGACACCATCTATCTGCCGTCGCAGCTTAAGCCCGTTCCCGCGCCCCAGGTGGCCCTGGCCGGACGCTCCAACGTGGGCAAGTCCACGCTGGTGAACATGCTCGGGAGCCGCAAGGGACTGGCCAAGATCAGCGCCACCCCGGGCAAGACCCGGAGCCTCAACTTCTACCACATCCGTCCCGGGGATTTCTACCTGGTGGACCTTCCCGGCTACGGCTATGCCCGCTGCGCCAAGACCGAACGCGAGAAATGGGCCAAGCTCATCGATGTCTATTTGACCGACAATCCGTGGCTGCGGGCGGTCATGGCCGTGGTGGACTGCCGACTGCCGCCCCAGGCCCTGGACCTGGACCTTTTGGCCTACGCCTCTGGCCAGGGATTGCCGACCATGGTGGTTTTGACCAAGGCGGACAAGTGCAGCCAGCGGGAGCGCGAGGCCAAAAAACGGGTGTGGGCGGATATCCTGGCCGCGCCGCCCCTGGTTTTTTCCGGCAAGACCGGCCTTGGCCGCACGGCCCTGTGGGCCGAAATCGCCCGGCTGGTCAATCCGGACGACGATTCCGCAGAGTCTCTCCCCGTCCAGGCCATGGAGGCCGAACCCGGACCGGGCCCGACGCCACCCCAGGTGGACGCCCCCGGGCCGGAAACGCCCCAGGCCGATCCGGCGAACGCCGCCCCCGGGGTCAAGATTCGGACAAAACCGCGTCGCCGGACTGTTCGCGCAAAAACTTGA